In Vespula pensylvanica isolate Volc-1 chromosome 2, ASM1446617v1, whole genome shotgun sequence, the genomic window tcaCTTAtagttgttatattttttaatttctttttcttccttgtttttcttttttcttttttagtcaCAGGTGCGTAACTTCCAAACTTCCTTAATCAGACGTGATATTGATTCTGCTGCCAAATTCATTGGTGCTGGTGCTGCAACTGTTGGTGTTGCAGGATCTGGTATgtatttattctataataaaatatgagtATTATaacctttatatttttagtaaaCTGTGCGCTTAATTCTActcttcattaaaaaatttaaacatgtgcatcatatattattaataacataaatcATGTTACATGTCATTTATTAATCTCATCCATAAAatactaatatttttaacatagatatttaaattacaGCTGTTGGTATTGGCTTAGTTTTTGGATCCTTGATAATGAGTTATGCACGAAACCCTTCCTTAAAACAGCAATGTTTTACTTATGCTATCTTGGGATTTGCCTTGGCTGAAGCTATGGGGCTTTTTTGCCTAATGATGGCATTCCTTATCCTTTTTGCCTTTTAAACTTCCTGACAACAAACTTCCTGCCTTACTTGAGAATGAAGTCCATAATTACCTGTATCATGTCATTATTCTATGTACATAGTCTGATTCAGTGCTttcattatatgtaattaaatgtatgtatgtctttTTTAGTCATAATGTTAACATCATTCTAttacaatatacaatatatatctatttcattaagaaaaaaaatattgtacatctatttatttaacattttgttatttcaGGTGCTGGAATTGGATCTGTATTTGGTTCCCTCATTATCGGTTATGCTAGGAATCCATCTTTAAAACAGCAATTGTTTTCATATGCTATTTTAGGTTTTGCTTTATCTGAGGCTATGGGATTATTCTGTCTCATGATGGCTTTCTTACTTCTGTTTGCTTTCTAAGGCAACAATATCATCATAAAAAATTGCTGATAGTTTTAGTGCATCACTGTCAAACAATATGTCTTtgcttcaaaaaaaaaagcaatgacTATCCTTGGTACACAGAATGCCATGAAATCATTAAGGATGCCCATACTTACATTTCAATGGGAAAACAGCAGTGCAACTATGAACAGAATCAAGCCTACGTGGACTGGATCATCATTAAAACTCTCAGAgttctttctaattattagaatatttgtaattatttcatgGCTTACTGTCTCATGTAGCGTAACTGacattgttataaaataatgaatttcagtgtaatgaaacaaaatattactgaagatttattgaaattacatTACCTAGACACACATGTATTCATTCACAACATTAGTGTATGatataaatactattatatcgcaatttttttcatatcaaaaAAACAGTGCCATCACATACTCTTCttagtaatttaatatttaatgaaaaaattacagCAGTATTGAATAAACAACGATCGTATAAATGGTACTCGGTTTCTCTGAATAGATTTCCGTAATttcgaaacaaaattatatttatttcttctaattaatttccctttatttcacaattatttaataacaattatttcaataataattttaatgttaatataaaaagtttatgcatatgtatttatatacatacaaaaatgcaaaaataattttgcaattatataaaatatactgcATGGTTCACACATACCGTGTATAATGACTTTCTTTGAATTAAAAGACGACACCAAACTAATTGCTGGAAACTCAAGATGAGGAACTCTACACGTGATAAGTAAGCACACCTATTGAAGCTTCAAGCAATTgactaaatataatattaatagattatCAAGTAaaggattttattataatttgtctGTGTATGAGTGAGTTGAAAAAACGAtcactaaataaatataaaatagaataagaatattggttttcttctatatatatagtacatgcGAATAAGATCAgttgttattttcattatattttctattttaataattgttctTCCAATTGTTTTACACAAAGATAAACATTATGATTTACTATTTTACTTGATAATCTATTAATATCatactatattaatttaaaactttAACTTTTAATGTAACAATGGATAAACTCgcgtataaaaatacaaatttctcgataataaaacgatGCCGATTAATAAAACCATCGCCGATAAATCGAACTCGAGCCAATTTACCGAATCCTCGCCGATGGATTGGTCCAttgataatagataaaataaaaaatatctagtCTCTCAACGAAAAATCGACCCTTCAACGAGAAATCGAGgttagaaacgaaagaattgaAGTTTTGAAGATTACTCCATccaaataaaatcaaagtatTCATATTAAGTTCGATTTGTCcctactaaaaaaaaataccttttGCAAGGACCTTTCTTAAGATCCCACACCCACGAGTTCCTTCTAAAAGTCTATACTGTTAAGGATTTCTACtcaaaagaaactaaaaatattaacaattataattaaaatttaaacaattgtAAAATTACCAAAAGTATTCATTCTTTGATTTTAagcgtttagaaaaaaagctTCGATGTTTATTCGATCTTACTGAAATGCGAAAGAAGACTGGATCGATGAATGTCGAAGTTAGTCAAATGTTcgtttttgttgatattaaatGTGACCGACCTGGAGATAAGAATTTAACtgtttacattttatatttgatataggTTATGatctatgtaatatttaaacgcaTATacactattgtttaaatattagtttattctACTCCGTGTATATTAtacatcgtttaaataattctaaaattattctaaaattatatattattcctaCAATCTATTAGCATGAACAATTGaacacatatttatttatttttaccacAGAATTATTAGTCATTGAATGTTTGAATAAGTTAATATGCTTCCCGTGTATGGTAAAATACATTTACTCGCGTTTGGAAATGATCAAAAAATCTGAGTATCGATTTATTTAGTAAACAAGGAAGCAATCGTTACTTCATGAAGATAAAACATACACCATTTCAgcatttataagaaaatcaataGTTTTAAGTCATGTCCTTGTTTAAACCTTTATCTTTAAAAGACCTCATTCATCAAAATCGTTCAAGAATTATGCCTGTATTCATTTTTAGTATAAACCATTACATAACCAGGGTTGACAAtcttaaatatcaaataatacttatctgaaattttttgtttataatttaaaaacttCCAAGAAAAGTGTGATCTACGCGACGTCTGACGGTTTAGTAAGAGGATTAATGGTCGCTTTATATTATGTTACATCCTACGCTGACccaagattataaaataaaaactataaattaCGATTCCAAATTTTCCCAGATGTAACTATAAACAAGTGACATTTCGCtttataaatcgaattaaattaaaataaaaatgagaactTAGCTTaagcaatataataattagacatacgttttatataatatatataatgtatataaaaatatttctaatattattgtaCAAAGAGCGACGTGACGTAGACCTAATCTAAACAAATGAAGAGCGGAAGAATAACTGACGCCACACATATGTGAGACGTACGAGTCACGGAGCCTCGTCCCCACCACCAGTACGCATCCGAGCCGCCGTACTAAAGGGCATCTCATTGGAGATTTCCGCCGCTACCTAAGGGAAGAGCCAATAACAACACCGCGACAAATCACCTTTCGCTGATTGGTCAACGCTTTCTATTTAACCGGCTGCACACGCCGTCTTTGATCATTCGTTgtcttttttacgatcgtgACGACGTTTTTTAGAGTACTGATCATTCCCTTAGTTTTTTCCTTCACGATTATTTGCTCAGATTATTCGATTTTCTAAATTCTTTTCCTACAACTTTTGCTTTTAAATTCTCAcagtcattattattataccattTTTCACAATACtgattattcaatttattctttctacgATTATTACCTCGATTACTATTGTCTTAAACCCAGTAcagatctttattttattcagtTTATCTATTTGTAATTGTAGTTTGAATAAATTAAGTATTATCGAAACAGTCTAAGTCAATAATCCCAATTCTGACCACGGAAACGACTCactcttttaatttatatcgagaCGAATCTCAATTCTACTTTTAATAAGTTTGATCACAATGTGCTTAAATGCGATCAAGAAATTCGTTTTCCGCGACATAGTCGACAAATTTTTTCGTACAATTTCGTTACCAATCTCTACTCTTTCTGTAATCGAGTCAATTGAGCCGAGACAATGGAATCAACTTATCGAGCGGTAACTATAATCCATCCACCAATCAAAAGAGTGGATTCCAGTGATGAGACCCCGTCAGCCAATCCTCATCACCGAAATGTCACGTTTTTTGGCTTCCGTACGCCGTTTAGCATATCGTTTGGCGTTAGTCCTGTGCCATAGAACTGCACGCAATAGGTAAAGGCCAAAAAGGTACATAATCTCACAACGTAGGAATCTCTCAAAGGGAATTTGATTCTCTGAGGCCCGTGCTTCCTGAGAcgtaacaatatttattttcatttacctttcttgtaaaattatttttgcttATATGATTGTAACTTTGAAATTGGCGCCACTGGacaatttacaaatttatatttaatttgaatgccaagtaaatataattattgattaaaataagtGGTGTATGTTGATAAAGAatacgtttataaattatgGCTGGTattgataatatcgaaatagtaagttaatatttttagtattcatataatttcataaccacaattcaattttcttactatataataatatcattattactattataataatttataattaatcatgataataatatttaacttttaaagCCAATTCCAGATGAAGTTTGTAAACAAGTAGGTATTGCGGCAAGCTGGATTAATTCAAATAAGATTGGATTATatgcatacaaatatataaataaacatatacaaggtatataaaataatatttacatattttaaatgtattataaaattcagTCTACTATATATTagtgtttattttttagatacaAAAAGTACCTTTATTACatctaatattaaaatacatattctaAGACCTGAAGTAATATTGTTTTCTCCTCCATTACGTAAACTTGTTAATGAAAGTAATGGagtttttttatcaatttataaaattaagtcATCTTCTTCTGGAGATATTTGTCCAGAGTTACTGAAACATAGCAAGCAATATCGTTCTATTTTAAGAGCATGTGTAGAAGGTTTACAAGATATTGcagaaaaatctttatctgaaaataaaataataatagaaaattttcttactattttttataatgtagAATGTGTGTGGCACTTAacagaaattttatatgtcGATAATATACCAGGTAAATTACAATgaatctatattatttatataatgtttagatactgtaaaataattcaatttttgattgtttctcttcttttgttaGGTAATGTAATATTACCATGTTTGTTAGAATGGATTCAATTTCACTTTCCATCAAAAGAACTTAAagcaataaaaatgttatcacAAAAATGTATTGCTGCTGatctagaatatatatattactggGAAGTAGTAATAGGTTGTGCATTACATGGAAAAACAGATTTAGTACGTGCACTTTTGTCAATGCATAGCAAAGCAGACCATCCAGCTTTTATCGTTGcagaaaatatgattaaaaccATGcctatatataatgtttatggTGGTTATTCAGTGAATGAGTTTACAATACGTTGGAAACATTGGCAGTTAGATTTATCTTCAAATATTGATAGTAAAACTTTTgctattgataataatttagaaatgcTTATGAAGGTAACaatcttaaattaaaataagtcatttttttattttttttattcatttatttaagaagaatacattttttcaatCATATATAGTTAGTAGTTGGAGATGAATCTACAATATGGGAATTCTCAAAATATACAGAGGCCTGGTATGAATTATTAGCTGCAAAATTGTTCTACTCTGTACCTTGTTGTAAACAAATTGAGCTTACACGACATGCAAATAACATGGCAGAAAAATGGAAAGCAAATAAACCTTTAGATCATATTATTTTGGctttaatagaaaatgatcTTCATCGagttattaaagaaattcaatGTATGAATGATAATGGATGGTTTGCAGCTCATTTAATAGATTTACTGTATAATTGTgggaaattaaatattatagataaacaTCAAATGAAGTAAgtgttttttataattttgatacTTAAGATATCATCtgatcttatatttatttttttagtgtTACGGCACAGTTACATGAATCCCTTATTTTAGAATATGCTACCACCTTAATGGGACATCATTCCTTATGGCAATGTGGTGCTAGTTATTTAATACATTGTCCCATTCAAGGTTTAGCtagattagaaatattattacaatcatTACCCATGGGTTCAGAAGCAAGggtaaacaaaattattgatattgcACGTGGTAGCAATATGAATCATATAGGTAAATTGGAATTTActtttctatgtatattttagaaataattgctatttttatgattttttaatatttcagttACTAGCATATGCAAGATTCAAGGTGTGAAATGCATTAGACAGAAAAGGCTTGGAAATGCATTATCATGGGCATTAAAAGCACAAGATGGTAGTTTCATAACATATATTGCTAatcaatttctaaaatattatgcAGAAAATGGGGAATTAGAGTGTCGTGATTTACTTGAGAACTTAGGACCTTGTATGTTAGCTAGTGATAGACTTACATTTTTAGGTAAATACATTAACATTAGACTTTAACACTAACAATTATCCTTTTATCTAACttcatgaaattattaatcaggaaatttaatatctaattttagGTAAATATTGTGAATTTCATCAAATGTATAGTATTGGTGAATTCAAAGAAGCAGCTAGCTTATTAGTTTCTCTGATAGTTTCTAATCTAACACCAAGATAGTaagtacaaaatataatattaatgataaaaattgcgataaataatttatacaatggaaattatttattttccagtTTTTGGTCAATTCTGTTCACGGATGTTATTCCTCTTTTGGAAAGTGAAGATGtaattttatcttctattGATTCTTTTGAATTATTGCGTTGTGTTGAAGCTCATGGTGATGATCCAAAGTTTgcagataaaatagaaatatttcgtttagCAGTGGCACGAAATTTAGCAAGAGCATTAAATCTTGAAGGCTGTCAAGCAGAACaatagtaatttaaaaaaaaattactattgtattttttaaataaaattgaataatataaccaaactgaaaattttatatttatacatatttatatgaacttgatatattttttccaaatatctaaataatttttatataaaataagataacaaATGTAATCGTCGCAAAGTAATagtaaatatgataaaatgtttttgaaaTCAGAGAAGTTCGAATATCTAATGAGTTGTAAATGTAtagcaaagtaaaaaaattcttgatGTTTATGTTATATCCAGATCAAGGTCTGATATCTACATTAACACtttctaatattaaattaaggGAAATTAAAACTTATTGTTAAGTAAactataaaacaagaaaataaaaaatacaatctttaataatttataagtctacaaaaatagataattttaatcatataaaataaataaaaacaaatatgatgttgatattttttgtctGGTAATTCGATAGcatcagaaaaaaatattctgtatAATGAAGACTgattacataatttaattgattGGTTGTATTAAGTTTATATAccaatattaaaatttgtttttatgatatacatttttaaatatattttaatatatttaagtatagaaaaaattatccataatatatttctttaaatatctttttattaaaatatctttgagGTACGGTCGATAAGGAAGTTACAAAATGGCGGTTTCAAGTCGTCATTTTAGTGTTATAATCAACTTGTATAAGAATTTCAAAattccttattattattgatttatcatCGTCTGTTTTTAATagtttatacaaattaatgtgatatttaatacaaaaaagttttaaaatcgGATATAAATACGAATGTTTCATGACATAACATGAAGAGCAAGTGCTATTTTGACAGATCTCTCGGAAAGTAAACTTTACAAGAAGTGCAGTGCTATTTCAAAGATACTCAATGAGtgtaattctatataaaatcacAATAATTATGAATGCATAACATATTTTGagacaaaataattttatataattaattattaagatgTAAGCAA contains:
- the LOC122637806 gene encoding ATP synthase lipid-binding protein, mitochondrial, whose translation is MYACSRLIAPIARSTLVSGTKTYFRPLSSVVSQSQSLQQQKQLQPPVCLSQVRNFQTSLIRRDIDSAAKFIGAGAATVGVAGSGAGIGSVFGSLIIGYARNPSLKQQLFSYAILGFALSEAMGLFCLMMAFLLLFAF
- the LOC122637632 gene encoding nuclear pore complex protein Nup85, translated to MAGIDNIEIPIPDEVCKQVGIAASWINSNKIGLYAYKYINKHIQDTKSTFITSNIKIHILRPEVILFSPPLRKLVNESNGVFLSIYKIKSSSSGDICPELLKHSKQYRSILRACVEGLQDIAEKSLSENKIIIENFLTIFYNVECVWHLTEILYVDNIPGNVILPCLLEWIQFHFPSKELKAIKMLSQKCIAADLEYIYYWEVVIGCALHGKTDLVRALLSMHSKADHPAFIVAENMIKTMPIYNVYGGYSVNEFTIRWKHWQLDLSSNIDSKTFAIDNNLEMLMKLVVGDESTIWEFSKYTEAWYELLAAKLFYSVPCCKQIELTRHANNMAEKWKANKPLDHIILALIENDLHRVIKEIQCMNDNGWFAAHLIDLLYNCGKLNIIDKHQMNVTAQLHESLILEYATTLMGHHSLWQCGASYLIHCPIQGLARLEILLQSLPMGSEARVNKIIDIARGSNMNHIVTSICKIQGVKCIRQKRLGNALSWALKAQDGSFITYIANQFLKYYAENGELECRDLLENLGPCMLASDRLTFLGKYCEFHQMYSIGEFKEAASLLVSLIVSNLTPRYFWSILFTDVIPLLESEDVILSSIDSFELLRCVEAHGDDPKFADKIEIFRLAVARNLARALNLEGCQAEQ